The DNA segment TCGGGTTCTTTGTAACATTGAAGTGAATGATCTTTCTTCTATTATGCTCAATTACGACAAGAACATGAACAAGTTTGAAGTTAATTGTAGGTACGGTAAGAAAGTCAATTGAGATGATTTCCTTTGAGTGGTTTTTCAGGAATGTTTTCCACCTCTGCCCTGTTGTCCTTCCGTTTCTTTTAGGGATGTATCTCTGAACTGTTGACTGAGAAATATTAAATCCAAGCTTCTTTAGTTCTCCATGAATCCGTGGCACACCCCAGAGAGGATTATCATTTGCAATCTGTCTTATAAGATCAATCACTCCCCTGTCGATCTTTGGTCTTCCGTCTTTGTGCCTGCTTTTTCTTCTCCAGTAGGACCTGAAAGCAGTCCTGTGCCACTTGATTACCGTTTCTGGTCTAACGATAAAGATTTTATCTTTCCAGTTAGACAGAAGATCTTTCATTATACTGAAGACTAGCCGGTCTCTTCTTTTTATTTGTAGCTTCGGATTTGTTCTCTGAAGGATTTCTATTTGTTTTCTAAGAATTACGTTCTCAAGTTTTAGCTGAATCTTGGTTTTGAAGGAATTCAGAAGGAATAGTAACAGGGATTTTAGCATCGGGTCCGGTTATTTGTTGATAATTACCCGGCAAAGATAAGGAAAGAAAGCTTTAGATTAATGCAAAATTTAGCTAAATTCGCATGGGCGAGGTTTTGAACAGGTGCTGGTGTTTTATATGAATGCGAAATAAATGAATAATACAAAATATAAAGGCAGAGGCTCTTATTATCAGCCCCTGCCTTGAGTCATTTCTCTAAAGACAAATTACTTCAGGAGAAGCATCTTGCCGCTTTTAACGAAATCATTAGCTCTTATCTCATAGA comes from the Ignavibacteria bacterium genome and includes:
- a CDS encoding DDE-type integrase/transposase/recombinase, which produces MKDLLSNWKDKIFIVRPETVIKWHRTAFRSYWRRKSRHKDGRPKIDRGVIDLIRQIANDNPLWGVPRIHGELKKLGFNISQSTVQRYIPKRNGRTTGQRWKTFLKNHSKEIISIDFLTVPTINFKLVHVLVVIEHNRRKIIHFNVTKNPTAEWTLQQIRNMLFSFDTPKYLIRDRDSRYGSVFTNGVKNLGIKQIVTSYRSPWQNGYVERVIGSIKRECLDHVIILNEDHLRSLLSDYLSYYNKSRTHLGINKDSPEGRPVQIAGKIEKIPAVNGLHHIYFRQAA